CTCGCGGCACGCCTGAGAACAGTCTGGGGTCTTCCCTTCTTCACTCGCACAAAAATCTCGGGGTTGTCAAGTTGCGGGTGACCCGAAACGTACCTCGCGTCGGAGACATCCTTGTCCTTGAGGAGCTGGTTCAAAAGGGGGAATATTATGGTCTCGTCGCCCAATATCTCGATCCTCATCTGCGTTTTCTTAAGGTCCAGAAGCCTGACTTCCATAGCGCTCAACCGCAGATATACATGGTCATCGTATTTCTAATTTATCACTCATCGTCCCTCGACTGGACCGTTGAAGCTCGGAGTCTCCTCTTCACGTGGGGATACACTATGAGCTCATCGACCTCCAGGTCACGGGAGAGCGCTCTGCTGATCGACGTGAGCCTGTCCTTCAGGGGGGAGAGCTCCTCCACATCCGAGAACGAGCTCATCACGGCCGGGTGACAGGAGACTCCTGCATCCTTCAGGTTCGACAGGGCACCCAGCTGAAGGTCGAATCCCCTGCTCGCGCCCGTGAGCCTCGCGAACTCCTCCTCGTTGGACCCCTTGAGAGAAACGCGGACATGCAGTCTGCCGAAGCCCGCCAAGTCCTCGGCGTAGGGGCGGTCGAGCAGGATCCCGTTCGTCTCGAGTATGAAGTTGTAGGGGCTTTGGCTCACGAGTCCGAGGAGGCCAAGGAGGTGCTCCCTTCCTATGGTCGGTTCCTGCCCGCTCAGCCGCCAGA
Above is a window of Candidatus Thermoplasmatota archaeon DNA encoding:
- a CDS encoding radical SAM protein; this encodes MYDPIERSERIENDVCAGASRKYYRFRPARWYGGIVTGDVVGCNLLCLFCWAGDGIWGRTDVGKFYDAEQVYGKMEGISNETGHKLWRLSGQEPTIGREHLLGLLGLVSQSPYNFILETNGILLDRPYAEDLAGFGRLHVRVSLKGSNEEEFARLTGASRGFDLQLGALSNLKDAGVSCHPAVMSSFSDVEELSPLKDRLTSISRALSRDLEVDELIVYPHVKRRLRASTVQSRDDE